A region of uncultured Fusobacterium sp. DNA encodes the following proteins:
- the ruvC gene encoding crossover junction endodeoxyribonuclease RuvC — protein MRVLGIDPGTAIVGFSILDFENNKFKVIDFGCIYTDKDMLMEDRLCKIYSELSEIIKKYQPTEMAIEELFYFKNNKTVISVGQARGVIVLCGRQNNLKINNYTPLQVKTGITGYGKAEKKQIQLMVQRILNLKEIPKPDDAADALAIAITHINSVNSGIFTRDLVGKLSTKVLPKTKLSAKEYRELILNGGN, from the coding sequence ATGAGAGTGCTTGGGATAGATCCAGGAACAGCAATAGTTGGTTTTTCTATTCTAGATTTTGAAAATAATAAATTCAAAGTTATTGATTTTGGTTGTATTTATACTGATAAAGATATGCTTATGGAAGATAGGCTTTGTAAAATATATTCAGAACTATCTGAAATAATAAAAAAATATCAACCAACTGAAATGGCTATAGAGGAACTTTTTTATTTTAAAAATAATAAAACTGTTATCTCTGTTGGACAAGCTAGAGGAGTTATTGTTTTATGTGGAAGACAAAACAATCTTAAAATAAATAACTATACTCCCCTTCAAGTAAAAACAGGAATTACTGGATATGGAAAAGCTGAAAAAAAGCAAATACAACTTATGGTACAAAGAATCCTTAATCTTAAAGAAATTCCTAAGCCTGATGATGCTGCTGATGCTTTAGCTATTGCTATCACTCACATTAATTCAGTAAATTCTGGAATTTTTACTAGAGATTTAGTAGGAAAACTTAGTACAAAAGTACTTCCTAAAACAAAATTATCTGCTAAAGAGTATAGAGAGTTAATTTTAAATGGAGGGAATTAG
- a CDS encoding nitroreductase family protein yields MIIDILKEIRSHRSFSSKKISIEDLRKMVESTRYASATRNAQKIRYVLINNEELCKKIFPLVKFAGAISWNPSVEEAPKAYILMCSENPLNNFTENHLYFDMGIASHNIFLVANELGFSGCIVGAYNKIEVDKLVNLPEGYKSHILLALGEPTDTVTVTECKDGVTTYWRDDKNHHFVPKLSLKEISLLEK; encoded by the coding sequence ATGATAATTGATATTTTAAAAGAGATTCGTTCTCATAGAAGTTTTTCATCAAAGAAAATCAGTATAGAAGATTTAAGAAAAATGGTTGAAAGTACAAGATATGCTTCTGCTACTAGAAATGCTCAAAAAATAAGATATGTTCTTATTAATAATGAAGAACTTTGTAAAAAAATATTTCCTTTAGTTAAATTTGCTGGAGCTATTTCTTGGAATCCAAGTGTTGAAGAAGCTCCCAAAGCATATATTTTAATGTGTAGTGAAAATCCTTTAAATAATTTTACTGAAAATCATCTTTATTTTGATATGGGAATCGCTTCGCATAACATTTTTCTTGTAGCTAACGAATTAGGTTTTAGTGGTTGTATTGTTGGGGCTTATAACAAAATTGAAGTAGATAAACTTGTTAATCTTCCTGAAGGTTATAAATCTCATATTCTACTAGCCTTAGGAGAGCCAACTGATACAGTTACAGTTACAGAGTGTAAAGATGGAGTTACTACTTATTGGAGAGATGATAAAAATCATCATTTTGTTCCTAAATTATCTTTAAAAGAAATTTCTTTACTGGAAAAGTAA
- a CDS encoding YbaK/EbsC family protein: MSLESVKKYFIDNNLPLTVEESSKDTTTVKLAAEAFGILEDEIAKTMGYKLKNGEYILILTKGTARLDNRKFKDIFHEKAVMIPADEVFEATGHPVGGVCPFGLKSPLKIYLDESLKEFNTVYPAGGSPHSAVKISLDMLADITKGEWVNVTKE, encoded by the coding sequence ATGAGTTTAGAAAGTGTAAAAAAATATTTTATTGACAATAATCTTCCTTTAACTGTGGAAGAATCTTCTAAAGATACAACTACTGTAAAATTAGCTGCTGAAGCCTTTGGAATATTAGAGGATGAAATTGCTAAAACAATGGGATATAAGTTAAAAAATGGAGAATATATTTTAATTCTTACAAAGGGAACAGCTAGATTAGATAATAGAAAATTTAAAGATATTTTCCATGAAAAAGCTGTCATGATCCCAGCTGATGAAGTTTTTGAGGCAACTGGGCATCCAGTTGGAGGAGTTTGTCCTTTTGGATTAAAATCTCCTTTAAAAATATATTTAGACGAAAGCTTAAAAGAGTTTAATACCGTTTATCCTGCTGGAGGTTCTCCTCATTCTGCAGTAAAAATATCATTAGATATGTTAGCTGATATCACTAAGGGTGAATGGGTAAATGTTACAAAAGAGTAA